One Microbacter margulisiae genomic window carries:
- a CDS encoding RagB/SusD family nutrient uptake outer membrane protein, which translates to MKNIYKISISFLLLIALSGCSKDFLIRTPKDELSPATFFQNETQCKMALMGVYSALQPNATPTQFYQYDFMSDNGLCEDSWQGSKEIGDWLTNSSSWAPYAKWTQDYNIVARANQFIQDMNNATVSDAIKNQMIAEAKFLRGYAYSDLITYFGDVPLITKVQTLSEAYVSRTSKSDVLTAILADFDAAASVLPVSYGSSDVGRATKGAALAFKARILLYNGEWADAAQACKDVMNLDAYHLYPDYTGLFSEDHEDNEEVIFDIQYVQSQPQPWPSSALQFQVWPTGNATCGLIDSYYMTNGLPITNSNSGYDPQNPFVNRDLRLAASVVLPGSQFGSSVFIPANNASFTGARARKYADLENSNAINICTLNTILMRYADILLMRAEALIESGNTGQEVYDLIDQVRARVNMPKIEDVEGTGLSQTQLRAILRHERRVEFYNEGTRYADMLRWKDTSLVHDAYGYDKTLLSDPSNPSKWVFKEIDLDKRTFDAAKGWLWPIPEADIEINKNLLPNNPGY; encoded by the coding sequence ATGAAAAATATATATAAAATCAGCATTTCATTTTTGCTTTTGATCGCCTTATCTGGATGTTCAAAGGATTTCTTGATAAGAACGCCAAAAGATGAATTGTCACCTGCTACATTCTTTCAAAATGAAACCCAATGTAAAATGGCTCTGATGGGCGTTTATAGTGCACTTCAACCGAATGCAACTCCTACTCAATTTTACCAATACGATTTTATGTCGGATAATGGATTATGTGAAGATTCATGGCAAGGTTCAAAGGAAATAGGTGATTGGCTTACAAATTCCTCCAGTTGGGCGCCTTATGCAAAATGGACACAGGACTATAATATTGTTGCCCGGGCAAATCAATTTATCCAGGACATGAATAATGCAACCGTGAGTGATGCAATTAAGAATCAAATGATCGCTGAGGCCAAATTTTTAAGAGGTTATGCTTATTCTGATCTTATTACTTATTTTGGTGATGTCCCGCTGATTACTAAGGTTCAAACTTTGAGTGAAGCCTATGTATCGCGTACCTCTAAAAGTGATGTTTTAACTGCAATCCTTGCTGATTTTGATGCTGCTGCTTCTGTTCTCCCAGTGTCATATGGAAGTTCAGATGTAGGGCGTGCTACTAAAGGGGCTGCATTGGCTTTTAAGGCTAGAATCCTGCTTTATAATGGAGAATGGGCAGATGCGGCTCAGGCGTGTAAAGATGTCATGAATTTAGATGCATATCATTTATATCCTGACTATACAGGACTTTTTTCTGAAGATCACGAAGATAATGAGGAAGTGATTTTTGATATTCAGTATGTTCAGTCTCAACCGCAGCCTTGGCCCTCTTCTGCATTACAGTTCCAAGTTTGGCCAACAGGGAATGCAACATGTGGTTTAATAGATTCATATTATATGACGAATGGATTGCCAATAACGAATTCAAATTCAGGCTATGATCCACAAAATCCTTTTGTAAACCGCGACCTCCGTTTGGCTGCTTCAGTGGTTCTTCCAGGTTCCCAATTTGGATCGAGTGTATTTATTCCTGCTAATAATGCTTCATTTACGGGAGCCCGGGCCCGTAAGTATGCGGATCTTGAAAATTCAAACGCAATAAATATCTGTACCCTGAATACAATTTTAATGCGATATGCTGATATTTTGCTTATGCGAGCAGAAGCTCTCATTGAATCTGGTAACACAGGGCAGGAAGTATATGATTTAATTGATCAGGTAAGAGCGAGGGTTAATATGCCAAAAATAGAAGACGTGGAAGGTACAGGATTGAGCCAAACTCAACTTCGGGCTATATTACGTCATGAAAGAAGGGTTGAATTTTATAATGAAGGGACTCGTTATGCTGATATGCTGAGATGGAAAGATACGTCATTAGTTCATGATGCATATGGATATGATAAAACTCTATTATCAGATCCTTCAAATCCTTCCAAATGGGTATTTAAAGAAATAGATCTTGATAAAAGAACTTTTGATGCGGCAAAAGGATGGTTATGGCCTATACCTGAGGCAGATATAGAAATTAATAAGAATTTACTACCTAACAATCCGGGGTACTAA
- a CDS encoding glycoside hydrolase family 35 protein has product MMKKTTIFLALLFLGINLIQGSSAQHTFTLGDNAFLLDGKPFQIISGELHYTRIPRAAWRSRMEMAKAMGLNTISTYVFWNEQEPEPGHFDFTGNRDIAAFVRMAQQEGLWVIIRPSPYVCAEWEFGGYPYWLQNIPGLVVRSREPHYMQAYKSYIKAVGEQLAPLQINHGGNILMVQVENEYGSYSNDTTYLGMNRDLFREAGFDGILYTCDPANAMQAGHLPGLLSAVNGLDDPHKAKQLIRSVNNGKGPYFISEWYPGWFDWWGAPHHTVSASACAARLNAVLAAGISINMYMFHGGTTRGFMNGANYNDHLPYEPEISSYDYDAPLDEAGNPTKKYDLFRSVIQKYLPKGETLPPVPASKKAIATPWVRFTAAEDLMNALPVPVTNRSPLTFEQLHQAYGFVLYRTTMNGGRKGMLKIDQLRDYALLFINGKKIGTLDRRLGQDSMEVILPKGKVRMDILVENLGRINFGPYLLHNHKGITHQVLFQGKELIDWKMYRLPFSSEPIIQATRQSLAPGQPVLREGTLMLSRIGDTYLDMQTWGKGCIWINGHNLGRYWSVGPQQTVYVPVEWLHKGANRIEVLELNKPEQTRLRGVDHPILNKLQ; this is encoded by the coding sequence ATGATGAAAAAGACAACTATTTTTCTAGCCCTCCTTTTTTTAGGAATCAATTTAATACAAGGCTCTTCCGCGCAGCACACCTTTACTTTAGGAGACAACGCGTTTTTACTGGACGGAAAACCTTTTCAGATTATTTCGGGAGAGCTCCACTATACGCGGATTCCGAGGGCGGCATGGCGCAGCCGTATGGAGATGGCCAAAGCCATGGGGTTAAACACCATCAGCACCTATGTCTTCTGGAACGAACAGGAACCGGAGCCGGGACATTTTGATTTCACGGGCAACCGGGATATAGCCGCTTTTGTCCGGATGGCGCAACAAGAAGGCCTGTGGGTTATCATCCGCCCCAGTCCTTACGTATGTGCCGAATGGGAGTTCGGAGGCTATCCCTACTGGTTGCAAAACATCCCCGGCCTGGTTGTCCGCAGCAGGGAACCCCATTACATGCAAGCCTACAAAAGCTACATCAAAGCTGTAGGAGAACAACTGGCACCGCTGCAAATCAACCACGGGGGCAATATCCTGATGGTGCAGGTAGAAAACGAATACGGGAGCTATTCCAATGACACCACCTATCTGGGTATGAACCGGGACTTATTCCGGGAAGCAGGCTTTGACGGTATCCTGTACACCTGCGACCCGGCCAATGCCATGCAGGCAGGACATCTGCCCGGCTTACTGTCCGCCGTGAACGGGCTGGATGACCCGCATAAGGCAAAACAGCTTATCCGTTCCGTTAATAACGGGAAAGGGCCTTATTTCATATCCGAATGGTACCCCGGGTGGTTTGACTGGTGGGGCGCACCCCATCATACGGTAAGCGCATCAGCGTGTGCTGCCAGGTTAAATGCAGTATTGGCAGCGGGCATCTCCATTAATATGTATATGTTTCATGGTGGGACGACCCGTGGGTTTATGAACGGAGCCAATTATAACGACCATTTACCCTATGAGCCGGAGATCAGCAGTTACGACTATGACGCCCCGCTAGATGAAGCAGGCAACCCGACAAAGAAATATGATCTATTCCGGTCGGTCATTCAGAAATATCTTCCAAAGGGAGAAACCTTACCCCCTGTTCCAGCCTCCAAGAAAGCCATTGCCACCCCATGGGTTCGTTTTACAGCAGCCGAAGATCTTATGAATGCATTGCCGGTACCTGTTACAAACCGGTCCCCACTCACCTTCGAGCAACTACACCAGGCATACGGTTTTGTTCTCTATCGTACCACCATGAATGGAGGAAGGAAAGGTATGCTGAAAATAGACCAGTTGAGAGATTACGCCCTGCTGTTCATCAACGGAAAAAAGATTGGAACACTTGACCGGAGGCTGGGACAAGACAGCATGGAAGTAATTCTGCCTAAAGGAAAGGTAAGAATGGATATTCTTGTAGAGAATCTAGGAAGGATTAACTTTGGGCCATACCTGCTACACAATCATAAGGGAATCACGCATCAGGTATTATTCCAGGGGAAAGAGCTGATCGATTGGAAGATGTATCGACTTCCTTTCAGCAGTGAACCAATCATTCAGGCGACCCGTCAATCCCTTGCTCCCGGCCAGCCAGTTTTACGGGAAGGAACACTGATGCTGTCCCGGATAGGAGACACCTATCTGGATATGCAGACATGGGGGAAAGGATGCATATGGATAAACGGGCATAACCTGGGACGCTATTGGTCGGTAGGACCACAGCAAACTGTTTATGTGCCGGTGGAATGGCTACATAAAGGAGCTAACCGAATAGAGGTATTGGAGCTGAATAAACCTGAGCAGACCCGGTTGCGGGGTGTTGATCATCCGATTCTGAATAAACTGCAATGA
- a CDS encoding glycoside hydrolase family 2 TIM barrel-domain containing protein, with the protein MHTRIRKQKRERLRGMFIGMLLSTIIPVFGQTSYGILPDWENSQVTGINKEPPYYSFLPYSDQQSALADSTLEIHTPYYKSLDGMWKFHWSKNPAERPKDFYKATYNARQWKSIPVPSQWQLEGYGRPIYLNNRYPFHPDYPAHPPLVNADHNPVGSYLTTFTVPQGWDGREVFIHFDGVESAFYIWVNGEKVGYSQGRMTPTEFNLTPFLRKGTNRLAVEVYQWSDGSYLEDQDMWRYSGIFRPVYLYSTPKEHLEDFFVRSSLDDHYENGMMHITAKVRNSSDENDPPATVTAYLYNEQGEPVGNGAIANVRTITDIPAGTDGIAELYATIPHPDKWTAETPNLYTVVLVLKDAQGKVLEAARTTTGFRNIEIKDGMLLVNGVPVKLKGVNMQDFDPYHGRAVDFKWIEKDIRLLKQANINTVRMSHYPHDPRYYTLFDKYGMYILDEADLESHGMLERELLPGSDPLWTNACVDRMARMIARDKNHPSVIIWSLGNEAGYGENFALMAAYARTVDPSRPIHDEQMNSVADMISHMYPTPQALQGMAMDPNIHKPIFMCEYDHSMGNSTGGLTAYWNLIYHYKNLIGGCIWDWVDQGLYKKDAHGKMFWAYGGDYGDVPNDGNFNINGFVNPDRTPHPAYYEIKHVYQYVTFAAEDLNKGLIMLHNQYYHTSLAAYTLHWSLTRNGKEIQAGDVDTLTTPANGWVRLRLPVEAPKLQAGSEYWLNLNLVLKNNTLWANKGFTVAWDQFKMPWAVAPAPSLGKANGIPLKIDSAGNTIVISGQSFKVAVDKQTGSLQSYVCQGTELLAGPLNPNFWRAPIDNDKAGWGGELNAWQHAGQDRKVISLEIKKHGDQAMEVVARGTLPVGESTWETSYTVYENGVIKVEETLTPIGQVPPCIPKVGMTLRIPKTYRTMSWYGRGPQENYADRETGATVGIYSGLVDSLWTNYVRPQENGNRDGVRWVRFTDKDGQGLMATGAPTLNVSAWPYSLQDLEQATHIDDLPVRDYITVNLDYKQMGVGGIDTWSRNARALPLYRLVPDHPYHYAFFLSYYHEK; encoded by the coding sequence ATGCATACACGAATAAGAAAACAGAAAAGAGAGAGGCTTAGAGGAATGTTTATAGGGATGCTGTTAAGCACAATCATTCCGGTTTTTGGGCAGACAAGCTATGGAATTCTTCCCGACTGGGAAAATTCTCAGGTAACAGGGATCAATAAAGAACCGCCTTATTACAGTTTTCTTCCTTATTCGGATCAACAAAGTGCCTTGGCCGACAGTACACTTGAAATTCATACGCCGTATTATAAATCCCTTGATGGGATGTGGAAATTTCACTGGTCAAAGAATCCGGCAGAAAGGCCGAAGGATTTTTATAAGGCAACTTATAATGCCCGGCAATGGAAATCCATTCCTGTTCCAAGTCAATGGCAATTAGAAGGATATGGAAGGCCTATCTACCTGAACAATCGTTACCCGTTTCATCCCGATTATCCGGCGCATCCGCCATTGGTCAATGCTGACCATAATCCGGTGGGTTCCTACCTGACCACCTTTACGGTACCCCAGGGTTGGGATGGAAGAGAAGTATTTATTCATTTTGATGGAGTAGAAAGTGCCTTTTACATTTGGGTAAATGGAGAAAAAGTGGGGTATAGTCAGGGAAGAATGACTCCGACAGAGTTTAACCTTACTCCTTTTCTGAGGAAAGGGACGAACCGTTTAGCCGTAGAAGTGTATCAATGGTCTGACGGATCCTATTTGGAAGATCAGGATATGTGGCGCTATAGTGGGATATTCCGCCCTGTATATTTGTACAGCACCCCCAAAGAACATCTGGAAGATTTTTTTGTACGCTCCAGTCTGGATGATCATTATGAAAATGGAATGATGCACATCACAGCAAAAGTAAGAAATTCAAGTGATGAGAATGATCCACCTGCCACAGTGACTGCCTATTTATATAATGAACAAGGGGAACCCGTGGGAAATGGTGCCATAGCAAATGTCAGAACCATTACTGATATTCCTGCCGGAACAGATGGAATTGCAGAATTATATGCTACCATTCCACATCCTGACAAATGGACGGCAGAAACGCCAAACCTCTACACTGTTGTGCTTGTACTGAAAGATGCTCAGGGCAAGGTTCTGGAAGCAGCCCGTACTACGACAGGTTTCCGAAACATAGAAATCAAAGATGGCATGTTACTGGTCAATGGTGTTCCTGTAAAACTTAAAGGAGTTAATATGCAGGATTTTGATCCATATCATGGGCGTGCTGTGGATTTTAAGTGGATTGAGAAAGACATTCGCTTATTGAAGCAAGCTAATATCAATACTGTGCGCATGTCTCATTATCCCCACGATCCCCGGTATTACACACTCTTTGATAAATATGGAATGTATATATTAGACGAAGCTGATTTGGAGTCACATGGGATGCTTGAAAGGGAATTATTGCCAGGAAGCGACCCACTTTGGACAAATGCTTGCGTTGACCGTATGGCCCGTATGATTGCCCGCGATAAAAATCATCCCTCGGTAATTATTTGGTCATTAGGAAATGAAGCAGGTTATGGTGAAAATTTTGCTTTAATGGCAGCCTATGCCCGTACGGTAGATCCTTCCCGTCCGATACATGACGAACAAATGAATAGCGTGGCAGATATGATCAGCCATATGTATCCTACGCCGCAGGCTTTGCAGGGAATGGCGATGGATCCCAACATTCACAAACCGATCTTTATGTGTGAGTATGATCACTCCATGGGAAATTCTACCGGAGGATTGACTGCCTACTGGAATTTGATCTACCATTACAAGAACCTGATTGGAGGATGTATCTGGGATTGGGTCGATCAAGGTTTATACAAAAAAGATGCACATGGAAAAATGTTTTGGGCATATGGAGGTGACTATGGAGATGTTCCCAACGATGGTAATTTTAATATTAATGGATTTGTTAATCCCGACAGAACGCCTCATCCTGCCTACTATGAAATCAAACATGTCTATCAATATGTTACTTTTGCCGCGGAAGACTTGAACAAGGGTCTGATCATGCTGCATAATCAATATTACCACACTTCCCTCGCAGCTTATACGTTACACTGGAGCCTGACACGGAACGGAAAAGAGATTCAGGCGGGAGATGTAGACACACTGACTACTCCGGCCAATGGATGGGTACGCCTGCGATTACCTGTTGAGGCACCTAAACTGCAGGCCGGAAGTGAATACTGGCTTAACCTGAACCTTGTCCTAAAAAATAATACCTTATGGGCAAATAAAGGCTTCACGGTGGCTTGGGATCAATTTAAAATGCCCTGGGCCGTAGCTCCCGCTCCTTCTTTGGGCAAAGCGAATGGAATTCCTTTGAAGATAGATTCTGCCGGTAATACGATTGTCATAAGCGGACAATCCTTCAAAGTTGCTGTTGATAAACAAACCGGTTCGTTGCAAAGCTATGTATGCCAGGGAACGGAATTGCTTGCCGGCCCATTAAACCCAAACTTCTGGAGGGCACCAATCGATAACGACAAAGCAGGTTGGGGCGGAGAACTGAATGCCTGGCAACATGCAGGACAAGACCGTAAAGTGATTTCCCTGGAAATAAAAAAGCATGGTGACCAAGCGATGGAGGTTGTTGCCAGAGGTACCCTTCCTGTAGGAGAATCCACCTGGGAAACATCTTATACGGTATATGAAAATGGGGTTATTAAAGTGGAGGAAACCCTTACTCCCATCGGTCAGGTCCCGCCTTGTATTCCGAAAGTAGGCATGACACTACGCATCCCGAAAACATACAGAACGATGAGTTGGTATGGCCGGGGCCCACAGGAGAATTATGCGGACAGGGAAACAGGTGCAACCGTTGGCATTTATTCGGGATTGGTGGATTCGCTATGGACGAATTATGTACGACCACAGGAAAATGGAAACCGGGATGGTGTCCGCTGGGTACGATTTACGGACAAGGATGGACAAGGCCTAATGGCAACAGGTGCACCGACACTAAACGTGAGTGCATGGCCATACTCGTTGCAGGATCTGGAACAGGCTACCCATATCGACGATCTTCCGGTGAGGGATTATATCACGGTGAATCTCGATTACAAGCAAATGGGAGTAGGTGGCATTGATACCTGGAGCCGTAATGCCAGGGCTTTGCCTCTGTATCGCCTGGTGCCGGATCATCCTTATCATTATGCGTTCTTCCTGTCGTATTATCATGAAAAATAG
- a CDS encoding RICIN domain-containing protein, giving the protein MNKHILQLILLCLAIFLTSCQQNAIEELDTISNHQTHTSQLTSSNTNTIGIRGINWADPNGNAPTSSVVLPSGLTASSTVAQAATVAGNIADAVLASGGTTVRMPITYTTTSNSSYWPVYQSAINAIVSKGCHVILCYWSPTGGVVTDSTEWHAMWTSVDNVYKNNSMVLYEPINEPYSYSTSNLLTLYSNFMAIYSPSSYKCIFDGTGYAADVTTIGGSSAISNQYLGLHCYWWFWGAYNVWSDYYNIMSSRVGSYASRTIVTELGVETFRTFDFWWQWQTGAENDVAFLTGSLAYAKDNSIGTIAWSGVNDIDTYRWFNKNDTLVEINPGCANMYRWSWGLSPIWLGAKANGTYKLQNRATGLYLDSYGLTTSPSNVYQYTSSSSLNQNWEITYVDGYYTIYSISGGLCLDAGNNTTDGSAILQMTRGTPGSQSYTQQWTIALASSGYYKLINRATGKCLDTGGLTASGSALQQWYSNSSYNQQWQFVQQ; this is encoded by the coding sequence ATGAATAAACACATTCTGCAATTAATATTACTATGTCTGGCAATTTTTTTGACGAGTTGTCAGCAAAATGCTATTGAAGAACTTGATACAATAAGTAATCATCAAACGCATACATCTCAATTAACAAGTTCGAATACAAATACCATAGGGATAAGGGGCATTAACTGGGCTGATCCTAATGGAAACGCTCCAACTTCCAGTGTGGTATTGCCCAGTGGGCTTACTGCATCTTCAACAGTTGCCCAAGCTGCTACAGTCGCTGGCAATATAGCGGATGCCGTACTGGCAAGTGGTGGAACTACTGTTCGTATGCCTATTACTTATACAACAACTAGTAATTCAAGTTATTGGCCTGTTTATCAATCTGCTATTAATGCTATTGTTTCAAAAGGATGTCATGTTATTCTTTGCTATTGGAGTCCTACAGGAGGTGTTGTGACTGATTCGACAGAATGGCATGCGATGTGGACGAGCGTTGATAATGTTTATAAAAACAATTCAATGGTTCTTTATGAGCCAATTAACGAGCCATATTCTTATAGTACATCTAATTTATTAACGCTGTATAGTAACTTTATGGCTATCTATAGTCCATCTTCATATAAATGTATATTCGACGGAACAGGATATGCTGCTGATGTTACAACTATTGGAGGTAGTTCCGCTATCAGCAACCAATACCTTGGTTTGCATTGCTATTGGTGGTTTTGGGGTGCTTATAATGTGTGGTCAGATTATTATAACATAATGTCCAGTAGAGTAGGGTCTTATGCGTCAAGAACTATTGTTACTGAATTAGGGGTTGAGACATTCCGTACGTTTGATTTTTGGTGGCAGTGGCAGACCGGAGCTGAAAATGATGTTGCTTTTTTAACCGGGTCACTTGCATATGCTAAAGACAATTCCATTGGAACAATTGCGTGGTCGGGGGTAAATGATATCGACACTTACCGTTGGTTTAATAAGAATGATACTCTTGTAGAAATAAATCCTGGATGTGCAAATATGTATAGATGGTCATGGGGACTTTCGCCTATATGGCTTGGTGCCAAAGCCAATGGAACATATAAATTGCAAAATCGGGCCACAGGGTTATATCTTGATAGTTATGGTTTAACAACTAGTCCATCTAATGTTTATCAATACACCAGTAGTTCCAGTCTCAATCAGAATTGGGAAATTACGTACGTTGATGGTTATTATACTATTTATAGCATAAGCGGTGGCTTGTGTCTCGATGCAGGTAATAATACGACAGATGGGTCTGCCATTTTGCAAATGACACGTGGCACTCCCGGATCTCAGAGTTATACCCAACAATGGACAATTGCTCTTGCCAGTTCGGGATATTATAAGCTTATTAATCGTGCTACCGGAAAATGTTTAGACACAGGAGGTTTAACTGCTAGTGGGAGTGCTTTACAGCAATGGTATAGTAATTCCAGCTATAACCAACAATGGCAGTTTGTGCAACAATAA
- a CDS encoding right-handed parallel beta-helix repeat-containing protein, producing MTKILWIILIFAVLPYSFLDARSFYVNPVIGNDANEGISANLPWKTLQKVNDSSFLPGDSVLFACGTVFHGQLKIHVQGEKKKIILFSSYGSGSMPVIAADGQFEEAVLLYNSSYVTVKNLEITNTGVTRKPLRKGVYLFLDNYGEARQISLDHLYIHDVNGSDIKALGGGAGISWDNRGNRIKSRFDGLLIENCKLVRTDRNGITGGGYTRRDNWYPNLHVVIRGNELYDIGGDGIVPIGCDGAIVEYNRLIKGGQRFPEGDASAGIWPWSCDNTLIQYNEVAYMAGPWDSQGYDSDWNCKHSVFQYNYSHDNLGGFFLICSPTKGNEAGNNGTVIRYNISYNDGGRVTWKSAGFSPIFHITGPVKDIKIYHNIVIRDRAVNSKEDKSLITFNTWGGDWPSHISFTHNYFVTTDTFTCKYGEATAYSFLHNHWRGHFTNCPKNANRDNISITKPLWNHWNEKKIVSLLRDYEAGKVTINSLFSILKLSGR from the coding sequence ATGACAAAAATTCTTTGGATCATCCTGATTTTTGCTGTATTGCCATACTCTTTTTTAGATGCCCGGTCGTTTTATGTAAATCCGGTTATTGGGAATGATGCAAATGAGGGGATATCTGCCAATCTGCCCTGGAAAACCCTGCAAAAGGTTAATGACAGTTCCTTTTTACCGGGAGATTCCGTTCTGTTTGCTTGCGGAACTGTTTTTCACGGGCAATTGAAGATACATGTTCAGGGAGAGAAGAAAAAGATTATTCTGTTTAGTTCTTATGGATCCGGTTCAATGCCTGTCATTGCAGCGGACGGACAATTCGAAGAGGCGGTTCTGTTATACAACTCATCTTATGTAACTGTTAAAAATCTTGAGATTACAAATACCGGCGTTACCAGAAAACCTTTGCGGAAAGGAGTCTATTTGTTTCTTGATAATTATGGTGAAGCTCGCCAAATATCCTTAGATCATCTGTATATACATGATGTAAATGGATCAGACATTAAGGCACTGGGTGGTGGCGCCGGTATTAGTTGGGATAATCGGGGGAACAGGATTAAATCAAGATTTGACGGATTGCTGATTGAAAATTGCAAACTGGTGCGCACCGACCGGAATGGCATTACCGGAGGAGGATATACGCGTCGTGACAATTGGTATCCTAACCTTCATGTTGTAATTCGCGGAAACGAATTATATGACATTGGCGGCGATGGTATTGTCCCTATTGGATGTGACGGAGCTATTGTAGAATATAACCGTTTGATTAAAGGTGGACAACGATTCCCTGAAGGAGATGCCTCTGCGGGAATATGGCCATGGAGTTGCGATAATACGTTGATTCAATATAATGAAGTTGCTTATATGGCCGGGCCCTGGGATAGCCAGGGTTATGACTCGGATTGGAATTGTAAACATTCTGTTTTTCAGTATAATTACAGCCATGATAATCTGGGTGGATTCTTTTTAATCTGTTCGCCCACAAAAGGAAATGAAGCCGGGAATAATGGAACTGTTATACGATACAATATTAGTTATAACGATGGAGGACGCGTAACATGGAAAAGCGCTGGCTTCTCTCCCATTTTTCATATAACGGGGCCTGTGAAGGATATCAAAATTTACCATAATATTGTGATTCGGGACAGAGCTGTGAATTCAAAAGAAGACAAATCCTTAATCACATTCAATACATGGGGCGGCGATTGGCCTTCTCATATTTCCTTTACACATAATTACTTTGTGACTACGGATACTTTTACATGTAAATATGGGGAAGCAACGGCTTATTCTTTTTTGCATAATCATTGGAGAGGTCACTTTACGAACTGTCCAAAAAATGCAAATAGAGACAACATCTCCATTACAAAACCTTTATGGAACCATTGGAATGAGAAGAAAATTGTATCTTTGTTGAGAGATTATGAAGCAGGGAAAGTTACCATAAATTCGCTTTTCTCAATATTGAAATTGAGTGGACGTTAA
- a CDS encoding glycoside hydrolase — MKSLLSIVFAAFAFQQIFGSQVIKINPDVRYQHFAGWGVSLMWWAHEVGDNYTDTQLDTLCNWLVSPSELHMNIFRFNIGGGDNPTHHHMRKDARMPGYLASPQSHYDWTQDAGQRKILLKIHQLEPNAIYEAASYSPPYWMTISGCTSGNTNGTDNLQSHYYKAFADYLVAVVKHYHDAYGIRFSTIAPVNEPYAHWWKAYGSQEGCAFSQANQERLIKDLYATLQKKGMLSYCGISAMDANSIDSCLKGVEHYAKDNILPLISQINTHSYTGSKRDSLYQLAKHYHIRLWQSESGPLNVRLQGYDNFLLMAQRIVTDMRELKPSAWCDWQYMSGGFGDVWALVGYNEHDKTFQRTKGYYLRKQFSKYILPGYTFIGDDDPHSICALSPDHKRLVVVYVQEKTSVQHITLNLSQFQCAAIKSIVETTEQENCQSISLPSKPAGTTFDYWVKPQSTTTFIFQVSD; from the coding sequence GTGAAATCTTTATTGTCAATAGTTTTTGCAGCATTCGCTTTTCAGCAAATATTCGGATCGCAAGTCATTAAAATCAATCCGGATGTCCGTTATCAGCATTTTGCAGGCTGGGGAGTCTCTTTAATGTGGTGGGCACATGAGGTAGGAGACAACTACACGGATACCCAACTGGATACATTGTGCAACTGGCTGGTAAGTCCCTCAGAATTACATATGAACATCTTTCGTTTTAACATAGGCGGAGGTGATAATCCAACTCATCACCATATGCGGAAGGATGCCCGGATGCCCGGTTATTTAGCAAGTCCGCAAAGCCATTATGACTGGACACAAGACGCCGGACAACGGAAGATACTCTTAAAGATTCATCAGCTCGAGCCAAACGCCATCTACGAAGCTGCAAGCTATTCACCTCCTTACTGGATGACTATCAGCGGGTGTACATCCGGGAATACCAATGGGACAGACAATCTGCAAAGCCATTATTACAAAGCTTTCGCTGATTATCTGGTGGCAGTGGTCAAGCATTACCATGATGCCTATGGGATCCGGTTTAGCACAATTGCTCCAGTGAATGAACCCTATGCCCATTGGTGGAAAGCTTATGGCAGTCAGGAAGGATGTGCTTTTTCTCAAGCCAATCAGGAACGGTTGATTAAAGACCTATATGCTACTTTACAAAAAAAAGGTATGTTGTCCTATTGTGGCATTTCTGCCATGGATGCTAATAGTATAGATTCATGTTTGAAAGGTGTAGAACATTACGCCAAAGACAATATTCTCCCCTTAATCAGTCAGATCAACACACACAGTTACACCGGCAGCAAGCGGGATTCTCTCTATCAGCTTGCCAAACATTATCATATCAGGTTATGGCAATCCGAATCAGGGCCTTTAAATGTTCGTTTGCAAGGCTATGATAACTTTTTACTGATGGCTCAACGCATCGTTACCGATATGCGGGAACTAAAACCCTCAGCATGGTGTGACTGGCAATATATGAGCGGAGGTTTTGGTGATGTATGGGCATTGGTAGGCTACAATGAACATGACAAGACATTCCAACGGACAAAAGGTTATTATTTACGTAAGCAGTTTTCCAAATACATTCTGCCAGGCTATACCTTTATCGGAGATGACGATCCACACTCGATTTGCGCTTTAAGCCCTGACCACAAAAGACTAGTGGTTGTATACGTCCAAGAAAAAACATCAGTACAACATATCACATTAAACCTGTCCCAGTTTCAGTGTGCAGCCATAAAGTCGATTGTAGAAACGACAGAGCAAGAAAACTGCCAGTCCATATCTCTACCAAGTAAACCGGCAGGAACTACATTTGATTATTGGGTAAAACCCCAATCCACCACCACATTTATATTTCAAGTATCAGATTAA